A window of Prolixibacter sp. SD074 contains these coding sequences:
- a CDS encoding nucleotidyltransferase domain-containing protein encodes MQEEIEEISLSFIAEYAPNCYSAMVTGSASVENMTLNSDIDILIIDSVISRDYFESFFHRGRKIDCIVMPLIAIKDILKEESEKNSITYIDMLYKGTVIKDTNQYLQELKKYAIELRKKGPKPVSLFHQKMMLFYAYNLYEDLIDERDWGELLFIAVDLFNQLIILNNVRHNYWTTHGKWKYRYLVNYDKKYAEELVKSFNSFVAERNKTDFLLLAKENLTALGPKPRHISSRLNSLTVGNDFLTVSIKTTLINKDVYEVFLKEIKKELALYDCSLAMFYMRNDGDIRDESSYLIFIHGDEEILNFVVRPLIVSYIKGRGEHLAKNDMVLSLPYYLEPHSLFTNQGTYELTKSLLMHFNSIYEYVGEYDENLLLTYLMKFHFHVGMKLGFSIENYIQFNEYLTQLWLPFMLDKEYRKSFRELEEDKAVKIGEYKQLYGQQKEAFVENYSGILKNWKEDQENDRLIDDYTAKALSLMRDIFDTLNDDFFRRNQIPQFKLNQITADISDLEKTRWLSLSEILNRLYGSVLLSSNQKTYLAFACSSMLGGVMELNIIVENEN; translated from the coding sequence ATGCAGGAAGAAATAGAAGAAATATCATTGAGCTTTATTGCAGAATATGCGCCGAATTGTTACTCAGCGATGGTGACAGGAAGCGCGTCTGTCGAGAATATGACTTTGAATTCAGATATTGATATCTTAATCATTGATAGCGTGATTTCAAGGGATTATTTTGAAAGCTTCTTTCATCGGGGGCGTAAAATCGATTGTATCGTAATGCCATTGATTGCCATTAAAGATATTTTAAAAGAGGAAAGTGAAAAAAATAGCATTACCTATATAGATATGCTATATAAAGGGACGGTCATAAAAGATACAAATCAATATCTACAGGAGCTAAAAAAATATGCGATAGAATTAAGAAAAAAAGGCCCTAAGCCTGTGAGTTTGTTTCATCAAAAGATGATGTTGTTTTATGCATATAACCTTTATGAAGATTTAATAGATGAGAGGGATTGGGGAGAATTATTATTTATTGCAGTTGACTTATTCAATCAACTAATTATTCTAAATAATGTACGACATAATTATTGGACGACCCACGGCAAATGGAAATATCGATATTTGGTTAACTATGACAAGAAATATGCAGAAGAACTTGTAAAAAGCTTTAATTCTTTTGTAGCAGAAAGAAATAAAACAGACTTTCTTCTGTTGGCAAAAGAGAATCTTACTGCGCTCGGACCAAAGCCCAGGCATATTTCATCTCGACTTAATTCTTTGACGGTAGGGAATGATTTTTTAACCGTTTCAATTAAAACTACATTGATAAACAAAGACGTTTATGAAGTTTTTTTGAAAGAAATAAAAAAGGAACTAGCACTGTATGATTGTTCTTTAGCAATGTTTTATATGAGGAATGATGGAGATATTCGTGATGAGAGTAGTTACCTCATTTTCATTCATGGAGATGAAGAAATACTGAATTTCGTGGTAAGGCCATTGATTGTGAGTTATATAAAGGGTAGAGGGGAGCATCTTGCTAAAAACGATATGGTTTTATCGTTGCCATATTATTTAGAACCTCATTCTTTATTTACCAATCAAGGAACATATGAATTAACTAAGTCGCTATTAATGCATTTCAATTCGATCTATGAATATGTCGGTGAATATGATGAGAATTTATTGTTAACCTATCTAATGAAATTTCATTTCCATGTTGGGATGAAATTAGGTTTCTCTATTGAGAATTATATTCAATTCAATGAATATCTGACCCAGTTGTGGCTCCCCTTTATGCTAGATAAAGAGTATAGAAAGAGTTTCAGAGAATTAGAAGAAGACAAGGCCGTCAAAATTGGAGAGTACAAACAGCTCTATGGTCAACAGAAAGAAGCATTTGTTGAAAACTATTCTGGCATATTAAAAAACTGGAAAGAAGATCAGGAGAATGACAGGCTAATTGATGATTATACGGCAAAGGCATTAAGCTTAATGCGTGATATATTTGATACTCTGAATGATGATTTTTTCCGAAGAAATCAAATACCTCAATTTAAACTTAATCAAATTACGGCAGATATTAGTGACTTGGAGAAAACGCGTTGGTTATCACTATCTGAAATACTTAATAGATTATACGGTTCCGTTTTGCTTTCCTCAAACCAGAAAACCTATTTAGCCTTTGCCTGCAGTTCAATGCTTGGTGGAGTTATGGAATTGAACATTATCGTTGAGAATGAGAATTAG
- the tnpB gene encoding IS66 family insertion sequence element accessory protein TnpB: MFIFINRKCTIMKILHMECDGLVIYHMKLESGSFNLPVFDPGTNTYPDYQRRTFCTAIIRGT, translated from the coding sequence ATTTTTATTTTTATCAACCGGAAATGTACCATCATGAAGATCCTGCATATGGAATGTGACGGGTTGGTCATCTACCACATGAAACTGGAATCAGGCTCTTTTAACCTGCCCGTTTTTGACCCTGGCACCAACACGTATCCAGACTACCAAAGAAGAACTTTTTGTACAGCAATTATTAGAGGAACGTGA
- a CDS encoding CPBP family intramembrane glutamic endopeptidase, whose amino-acid sequence MEKQIYPNFKQALFLFLILVSSFFIFFLIASGIPKLFDCDVSLLYMNTVKNIAAFIPLFFILYGQKRAKVNVWKMIDLRTISFQKFIFLFLIAASIGIIIHPLAKPIYFFKSLFVNKLWVFTLMRPAVDASSIFSFLSLVVVTPIFEEALLRGIILRQFLKRYSVPFSILITSFFFALGHISLQHFLEYFVWGVILGILYFKLRSLSFCIIELGSL is encoded by the coding sequence ATGGAAAAGCAAATATATCCCAATTTCAAACAGGCTCTATTTCTTTTTTTAATCTTGGTTTCTTCTTTCTTTATTTTTTTCCTGATAGCGTCCGGCATTCCAAAGCTATTTGATTGTGATGTATCATTGTTGTACATGAATACCGTTAAAAATATTGCTGCGTTTATTCCACTTTTCTTTATTTTATACGGACAGAAACGGGCTAAGGTCAACGTTTGGAAGATGATTGACCTTAGAACTATTTCCTTTCAAAAATTTATATTCCTTTTTCTTATTGCAGCTTCGATTGGAATAATCATTCACCCCTTAGCGAAACCTATATATTTTTTTAAATCTTTATTTGTCAATAAACTGTGGGTTTTTACCCTCATGAGACCAGCAGTTGACGCCAGTTCTATATTTAGTTTTTTAAGCTTGGTAGTGGTTACACCAATATTTGAAGAAGCTTTGTTGAGGGGAATTATTTTAAGACAATTCTTGAAAAGATATTCGGTTCCTTTTTCCATCTTAATAACCAGCTTCTTTTTCGCATTAGGACATATAAGTCTTCAGCATTTTCTTGAGTATTTTGTTTGGGGAGTAATTTTAGGCATCTTATATTTCAAACTAAGGTCATTATCATTTTGTATTATTGAATTAGGCTCTTTGTAA
- a CDS encoding LytTR family DNA-binding domain-containing protein — MFYFLLGRRGAIFIFEITKGGFEGILPQQFLRVHRNYIVNEKKVSEVNVKQRWVKLFDGTKLPVSFRNIRETVVRLS, encoded by the coding sequence TTGTTCTACTTTTTGCTTGGAAGAAGGGGAGCGATTTTCATTTTCGAAATCACTAAAGGAGGTTTTGAAGGTATTTTACCGCAGCAATTTCTAAGAGTTCATCGTAATTATATTGTCAATGAGAAGAAAGTTTCGGAAGTCAACGTAAAGCAGCGTTGGGTTAAGTTATTTGACGGTACAAAATTGCCTGTTTCTTTTCGCAATATTAGAGAGACAGTTGTACGCCTGTCGTGA